A genomic stretch from Candidatus Sysuiplasma jiujiangense includes:
- the rpe gene encoding ribulose-phosphate 3-epimerase yields the protein MARISPSILSSDFGDLRREILKVDKAGADSIHIDVMDGHFVPNLTFGPALIKSIRSASKLRFDAHLMIERADMFVDKFSEAGADLIIIHPEAKHSTADVIRNISGIGKSSGLALNPETPFHTAEKFMGDISLLLIMTVHPGFGGQQFLPEVLPKIREARNYIDREGIKVSISVDGGITPENAVDALKAGASELVAGNAIFKSEDAEAAIKFFKKL from the coding sequence TTGGCAAGAATATCACCATCGATACTTTCAAGCGATTTCGGGGATCTCAGGCGAGAGATCCTGAAAGTTGATAAGGCAGGCGCTGACAGCATACACATAGATGTCATGGACGGGCATTTTGTACCGAATCTTACTTTCGGACCGGCTCTTATCAAATCGATAAGGAGCGCCTCAAAGCTCAGGTTCGACGCCCATCTCATGATAGAACGGGCTGACATGTTTGTGGATAAATTCTCGGAAGCCGGGGCAGATCTGATCATCATACATCCGGAGGCAAAGCACAGCACAGCTGATGTTATCAGAAACATCAGCGGTATCGGGAAATCGAGCGGGCTGGCATTGAATCCTGAAACGCCTTTCCATACGGCGGAAAAATTTATGGGCGACATCAGTCTCCTGCTGATCATGACAGTCCACCCCGGATTTGGCGGGCAGCAGTTTCTGCCGGAGGTTCTTCCGAAGATCAGGGAAGCGAGGAATTACATCGACAGGGAAGGCATTAAGGTTTCAATTTCCGTGGACGGTGGCATAACGCCGGAGAATGCTGTTGATGCGCTGAAGGCCGGTGCCAGCGAGCTGGTAGCCGGAAACGCCATATTCAAATCGGAAGACGCTGAAGCGGCCATAAAGTTCTTTAAAAAACTGTAA
- a CDS encoding ATP-binding cassette domain-containing protein: MLQIRDLKFRYSDAERISLSIDSLDISEGEMVLVCGPTGSGKTTLFRCLNSLIPNFYGGQFGGHVIVDGIDTRDATPYELSSAVGTVFQDPENQFIMLSAGEEVAFNLRNRGRTEEEIRADIAEVVSLVEAGNLLERSVVELSAGQKQRIAIASVAASRTKYILLDEPTSQLDDQGTESLMKILLGLKRAGHTIIISEHRIERVAKYCSRFLVMNGGKIEVDGKMGETERWYGERGISLFRPVSNRGQGHRSIFSDRAMLSVKDLVVDIEGLRILDGVTFSVAGGELAMLTGKNGSGKTTLLKSIMNFIPRQRGAIGVDGMDVTHLTPLDISKHVAYLGHNPLSYLFHQTLLEELIFSAKYSGMSASDQGFLKEKAAAVASSLGIQSMMERFPRELSSGEREIAAIACTLVGGRKIVLLDEPTRGMDYWKKEKFMTFLEGLSSGYAKSVLMTTHDRFLLHSYADRVYRLEEGKIVETTPEDRCDAEHCRC; this comes from the coding sequence TTGCTGCAAATCAGGGATCTGAAGTTCCGGTATAGCGATGCAGAAAGGATCTCTCTGAGCATAGACAGCCTTGACATATCTGAAGGGGAAATGGTGCTCGTCTGCGGACCTACCGGTTCCGGCAAGACGACCCTTTTCAGATGCCTAAATTCACTGATTCCAAATTTTTACGGCGGGCAGTTCGGCGGTCATGTCATCGTGGATGGAATTGATACGAGGGACGCTACCCCCTATGAACTCAGTTCGGCGGTAGGCACCGTATTTCAGGACCCTGAAAACCAGTTCATAATGCTCTCAGCAGGCGAAGAGGTTGCATTCAACCTGAGGAACAGGGGAAGGACAGAGGAGGAGATCAGGGCGGACATAGCTGAAGTCGTGTCTCTAGTGGAGGCGGGGAACCTGCTTGAGAGAAGCGTAGTCGAACTCTCCGCGGGGCAGAAGCAGAGAATTGCAATTGCATCTGTAGCCGCTTCCAGGACAAAATATATTCTTCTGGACGAACCCACATCCCAGCTGGACGATCAGGGCACGGAGTCCCTGATGAAGATACTTCTGGGCCTGAAAAGGGCCGGGCATACCATCATTATATCGGAGCACAGAATCGAAAGGGTTGCAAAATACTGTTCCCGCTTCCTAGTCATGAATGGAGGGAAAATAGAGGTCGACGGGAAGATGGGTGAGACTGAACGGTGGTATGGGGAAAGGGGCATCAGTCTTTTCAGACCTGTCAGTAACCGCGGTCAAGGCCATCGCAGCATTTTTTCAGATAGAGCGATGCTCTCAGTGAAAGATCTTGTCGTTGATATAGAAGGGCTGCGCATTCTCGACGGTGTAACTTTCAGTGTTGCCGGTGGTGAACTGGCCATGCTTACAGGTAAGAACGGATCAGGAAAGACGACTCTGCTCAAGTCTATAATGAATTTCATACCAAGGCAACGCGGAGCAATCGGCGTTGACGGCATGGATGTCACACATCTCACACCGCTTGACATTTCGAAACATGTGGCATATCTCGGTCACAACCCGCTTTCATATCTTTTCCATCAGACACTTCTCGAAGAACTGATATTTTCAGCAAAATATTCAGGTATGTCCGCCTCCGATCAAGGATTTCTGAAGGAGAAAGCAGCTGCTGTCGCCTCATCACTGGGAATACAGTCGATGATGGAACGTTTTCCCAGGGAACTTAGCAGCGGCGAAAGGGAAATTGCGGCAATAGCCTGCACACTAGTGGGCGGCAGAAAAATCGTCCTGCTTGATGAACCGACAAGAGGCATGGATTACTGGAAAAAAGAGAAATTCATGACCTTTCTTGAAGGACTCTCATCAGGGTACGCCAAGTCTGTGCTCATGACGACGCACGATCGGTTCCTGCTTCATTCCTATGCTGACAGGGTTTACAGATTGGAAGAGGGTAAAATTGTGGAGACAACTCCGGAGGATCGATGTGATGCAGAGCACTGCAGATGCTGA
- a CDS encoding PQQ-binding-like beta-propeller repeat protein, whose protein sequence is MNANFVLVISVVSVLLLAGAAFQNDSPATKVTQYDGNTVVQGAAHFLIGQGMNSVLIYFQNGSYYWYYAQHGRYGNGFNLTAASVGYYGMAFNYTNYSFGTLVNMIGGVWKNNTTFNPSWSLWIWNNSLNQWSVSPVGIGSISMNGNLSIALSYSYWTSNFSAPLYAPVPTPVDPYPVYQVRAVSAGTGYSSPHSNLPFLPPVPAPSWTARINTTDFGGIDSQPIEYNGLVYVLTDGPSNGGKAGIFAFNFYGDQVWNNTLGSSGYELAAPLAAGGMLIVASTNGYLYAFNAADGSLVYRLNLNSSAGITSSPVLGPQGYFVLNDTGGIFYFSFNGTEYWNFMLGAQSYYSSPSFSGSTLYVASNLNGAGRVTALSVPNASVRPHVLWQRGISGLIYDTPAVYGGMVYLTQAKKSTGTSTYGSVELTELNAVTGSFAANYSVGVSNSFPSSVLPMGHQAIFSDGSELISVNTSASNSTSFVLWKMSLNNEYGSPSPFAFEKYLLVSEDSSNASVFVLSDNGHLIWNFTDPVSGSYSLSSPSYNGTAMVWGNDAGQLFSFEHLQVANFTYSQVNGTVTLNANIIQEASPVLNYTWYVGNGQYSYSQTAEHTYTANGTYPVTLTVIYSNNTTAYYSGQVIVNSVVHVVKTVAPSKKQSFPGPYLYLVIGIVVLVVAVSAVYAVMSHRKRKQK, encoded by the coding sequence ATGAATGCGAACTTTGTCTTGGTGATATCGGTCGTTTCGGTGCTTCTTCTTGCAGGTGCTGCTTTTCAAAATGATTCCCCGGCTACGAAAGTCACGCAGTATGACGGAAACACGGTTGTTCAGGGCGCAGCGCACTTCCTGATCGGGCAGGGGATGAACTCTGTGCTCATTTATTTTCAGAACGGCTCATATTACTGGTACTACGCCCAGCACGGCAGGTACGGCAACGGTTTTAACCTGACTGCTGCATCAGTCGGCTATTACGGCATGGCGTTCAATTATACAAACTACAGTTTCGGCACGTTAGTCAACATGATTGGCGGGGTCTGGAAGAACAATACCACATTCAACCCGTCCTGGTCTCTCTGGATCTGGAACAACTCACTGAATCAGTGGTCTGTTTCTCCCGTTGGCATCGGAAGTATCTCGATGAACGGCAACCTGTCGATTGCACTGAGTTACTCATATTGGACATCAAACTTCTCGGCACCACTGTACGCTCCGGTTCCGACGCCGGTAGATCCGTATCCGGTCTACCAGGTCCGGGCTGTTTCGGCAGGTACCGGTTACAGCAGTCCGCATTCCAATCTGCCGTTTCTTCCGCCCGTTCCAGCGCCGTCATGGACTGCAAGGATCAACACAACTGATTTTGGCGGCATAGATTCACAGCCGATTGAATACAACGGTCTTGTCTACGTCCTTACCGACGGTCCGTCAAACGGCGGGAAGGCAGGCATTTTCGCCTTTAATTTCTATGGAGATCAGGTATGGAACAACACTCTGGGCAGTTCCGGATACGAACTGGCTGCCCCCCTTGCCGCCGGCGGCATGCTGATCGTAGCCAGTACTAACGGCTATCTTTATGCCTTCAATGCGGCCGACGGCAGCCTGGTTTACAGGTTGAATCTCAATTCTTCCGCAGGTATCACGAGCTCTCCGGTCCTTGGACCGCAGGGCTATTTTGTCCTGAACGACACGGGAGGCATTTTCTATTTCTCGTTTAACGGTACGGAGTACTGGAATTTTATGCTCGGAGCGCAGTCTTATTACAGTTCCCCCTCCTTTTCCGGCAGCACCCTCTACGTTGCCTCGAATTTGAATGGTGCAGGCAGGGTTACAGCACTCTCTGTTCCGAATGCGAGCGTCAGGCCGCATGTTCTCTGGCAGCGCGGAATTTCCGGCCTGATTTACGATACACCCGCTGTCTACGGCGGAATGGTATATCTCACCCAGGCAAAAAAATCCACCGGAACCTCCACGTACGGCAGCGTCGAACTCACTGAATTGAATGCCGTTACTGGCTCCTTTGCCGCAAATTATTCAGTCGGCGTCTCAAACTCATTTCCATCGAGCGTCCTGCCAATGGGCCATCAGGCAATCTTTTCTGACGGCAGCGAGCTTATATCCGTCAACACTTCAGCATCGAATTCAACCTCCTTTGTTCTGTGGAAAATGAGTTTGAATAACGAATACGGAAGTCCGTCTCCGTTCGCATTCGAGAAGTATTTACTTGTTTCAGAGGACTCGTCGAATGCATCAGTCTTCGTACTGTCTGACAACGGCCATCTCATCTGGAATTTCACAGATCCTGTAAGCGGCAGCTACTCGCTTTCATCACCATCATACAACGGGACGGCGATGGTTTGGGGAAACGATGCAGGCCAGTTATTCTCGTTCGAGCACCTTCAGGTAGCCAATTTCACTTATTCCCAGGTGAACGGAACAGTGACGCTCAACGCAAACATTATTCAGGAGGCATCGCCCGTCTTGAACTATACATGGTATGTCGGTAACGGTCAGTACTCCTATTCACAGACTGCTGAGCACACCTACACCGCCAACGGTACATATCCCGTGACGCTGACCGTCATATACTCGAATAACACCACCGCCTACTATTCAGGCCAGGTGATCGTAAATTCTGTCGTCCATGTCGTGAAAACAGTTGCTCCCTCCAAGAAACAGAGTTTCCCGGGCCCCTATCTTTATCTTGTAATCGGGATCGTAGTGCTGGTAGTTGCAGTGTCTGCTGTTTATGCTGTAATGTCCCATAGGAAGAGAAAGCAAAAATGA
- a CDS encoding ATP-binding protein, translating into MQENKQQLISEISTTQDISIPQDPLERVIGQDEAVNLARVSAVQRRNLLLVGPPGVGKSMIARALSLHLLPPTQELRVVHNPENPERPTVEVKRGEDTEAEKASREYAGGEVIDPTEAPITVAERLGYRCRSCGTYSSPREVYCPKCQKSKMLGTFQGQGNPFSDIFGNLFEITMGQGFGTDRVTTTRKRFDKEEVVVYERFGDNIRVLDQKALEKRRTIEKQSPHKVIVPYRRNNFIMVAGASETELLGDVRHDPYGGHSQLGTQPYERVIPGAVHEAHEGVLYIDELPHLGQLQRYILTAMQEKVFPIEGHNPQSAGAAVRVDNVPCDFILVASCNIQDLQQIISPLRSRIVGTGYEVLLETTMKDTEENRAKIAQFVAQEIQKDGKIPHATPEALAELIKEASRRAKSIDGKDDALTLRLRELGGVVRAAGDIAVMDGSTLMEERHIRLALKRARPVEEQIKDKYGYFYKAVNDEMTAAQRHAGNDYWYENEVSQENNKPGYG; encoded by the coding sequence ATGCAGGAAAACAAGCAACAGCTGATTTCGGAGATAAGCACTACACAGGATATTTCAATACCGCAGGATCCGCTTGAAAGGGTAATAGGACAGGACGAGGCAGTCAATCTTGCCAGGGTTTCGGCAGTGCAGAGAAGAAACCTTCTCCTTGTAGGACCCCCCGGGGTAGGAAAGAGCATGATTGCCCGCGCGCTTTCCCTTCATCTTTTGCCGCCTACACAGGAGCTTCGTGTCGTTCACAACCCGGAAAATCCTGAAAGACCCACAGTAGAGGTGAAACGCGGGGAAGACACGGAGGCTGAAAAGGCCAGCAGGGAGTATGCCGGGGGCGAAGTGATAGATCCGACAGAGGCACCGATTACGGTGGCCGAACGTCTCGGTTACAGGTGCAGAAGCTGCGGAACGTACTCCTCCCCGAGAGAGGTCTACTGCCCAAAATGCCAGAAATCGAAAATGCTGGGAACCTTTCAGGGCCAGGGGAATCCGTTCAGCGATATATTCGGAAACCTGTTCGAAATAACGATGGGACAGGGCTTTGGCACAGACAGAGTGACGACAACCAGAAAGAGATTTGACAAGGAGGAGGTCGTCGTCTATGAACGGTTCGGGGACAACATAAGGGTTCTGGACCAGAAGGCTCTTGAGAAGAGAAGGACAATAGAAAAGCAGAGTCCTCACAAAGTCATAGTTCCTTACAGGAGAAACAATTTCATAATGGTGGCCGGAGCGAGCGAAACCGAACTTCTCGGGGATGTGAGGCATGACCCTTACGGAGGGCACAGTCAGCTTGGCACACAGCCCTATGAGAGGGTGATACCCGGCGCAGTACACGAAGCGCACGAAGGCGTCCTCTATATCGATGAATTGCCTCACCTTGGCCAGCTGCAGAGGTATATACTCACTGCGATGCAGGAAAAGGTCTTTCCGATAGAAGGGCACAATCCTCAGAGCGCAGGTGCTGCTGTCCGCGTCGACAATGTACCGTGCGATTTCATACTTGTAGCATCGTGCAACATACAGGATCTGCAGCAGATTATCTCTCCGCTGCGTTCGAGGATCGTAGGGACCGGCTATGAGGTGCTGCTTGAAACGACAATGAAAGACACGGAGGAAAACCGTGCCAAGATAGCCCAGTTTGTCGCCCAGGAGATACAGAAGGACGGCAAAATACCGCACGCGACGCCCGAGGCTCTGGCTGAACTGATAAAGGAGGCGTCCAGGCGTGCCAAATCCATTGACGGTAAGGACGATGCACTTACACTCAGGCTCAGGGAACTCGGAGGTGTTGTGAGGGCAGCCGGAGATATAGCGGTGATGGACGGAAGCACCCTCATGGAGGAAAGGCACATCAGGCTGGCCCTCAAGAGAGCGCGGCCGGTTGAGGAGCAGATCAAGGACAAATACGGCTATTTCTACAAAGCAGTAAATGACGAGATGACAGCCGCGCAGCGGCATGCAGGAAACGACTACTGGTATGAAAACGAAGTTTCCCAGGAAAACAACAAACCCGGATATGGCTGA
- a CDS encoding energy-coupling factor transporter transmembrane protein EcfT — protein MKFAYRRRETSFYNLNPWARIAYLSALFYLSILFSSIEIQMAVLFLIIITACLAGVLREAFYFSRFIVYMSAFLAVISVIFGPGGRIIYSISFISVTISPVLFSISMTIRLVSSVMSFEMLLLTVDPDSVMSILSRLSRKTAGALLISTRLMPVMSNEGDEILQAFEARGVPLRSGRMLDRVRAASHVLYPMLYSSMDRGIAVAEAMETRGFPSRWKHKKEILTRFDLFQIAASVFSVLTFTVLSLYGIGEADYYSVTSIYAGYSLIGMLSVLIVNVPFFVFNGRSKVAANQGSEVPV, from the coding sequence ATGAAATTTGCATACAGGAGAAGGGAAACCTCATTCTACAACCTGAATCCCTGGGCCAGAATCGCATATCTATCGGCTCTCTTCTATCTCTCCATCCTGTTCTCCAGCATAGAGATTCAGATGGCTGTACTCTTCCTGATTATCATTACTGCATGTCTTGCGGGTGTTCTCAGAGAAGCGTTTTATTTCTCACGTTTTATAGTGTACATGTCGGCATTCCTTGCCGTAATCTCCGTTATTTTCGGTCCCGGAGGAAGAATAATCTACAGCATCAGTTTCATATCTGTAACCATTTCACCGGTACTGTTTTCAATATCCATGACCATCAGACTTGTAAGTTCTGTTATGTCATTCGAAATGCTTCTGCTCACAGTCGATCCAGATTCAGTCATGTCAATTTTATCCCGCCTGAGCAGGAAGACGGCAGGTGCACTCCTCATCTCCACCAGGCTCATGCCGGTGATGAGCAATGAAGGCGATGAAATTCTGCAGGCGTTTGAGGCACGCGGCGTTCCACTGAGGAGCGGCAGGATGCTCGACAGAGTAAGGGCAGCGTCTCATGTCCTGTATCCTATGCTCTATAGTTCGATGGACAGGGGAATAGCTGTTGCTGAAGCAATGGAGACGAGGGGATTCCCTTCCCGGTGGAAGCATAAGAAGGAAATCTTAACCCGATTCGATCTGTTCCAGATCGCTGCGAGCGTCTTTTCCGTTCTCACTTTCACAGTTCTTTCCCTTTACGGAATTGGGGAAGCTGATTATTATTCAGTAACATCGATATATGCCGGCTATTCTCTGATTGGGATGTTGTCGGTGCTGATAGTCAATGTTCCCTTCTTCGTGTTTAACGGGAGGTCAAAAGTTGCTGCAAATCAGGGATCTGAAGTTCCGGTATAG
- a CDS encoding methionine adenosyltransferase, whose product MAKNITVKDLRSDPIEKTETEMVERKGIGHPDSVADGIAEQVSRGLCRYYLKHFDRVLHHNTDECQIVGGQATPAFGGGVVSEPIYILLVGRATTRVSERDIPFREIAEEAAINYLRNTFPDLEADRNVRLETKIGQGSVDLRGLYETQKYLANDTSFGVGFAPFSEAETITKETEKFINGEMKKEIPESGQDVKVMTSRRGDKITVTCAIAMIGKRIPDRDHYMSVKEEMSEKILEHASKYTDREVTVYINTADDYESGIYYNTVTGLSMENGDDGSVGRGNRVNGLITPFRPMSLEAAAGKNPVTHVGKLYNLLSMQVAEKVYELGKGDIQEVSVRILSQIGKPVSEPLSSNIDIIMSDGVKLNRYKSEAENILADYLDNIDKYVTQRVIRNELSVF is encoded by the coding sequence TTGGCCAAGAACATAACAGTCAAAGATTTAAGATCAGATCCAATCGAAAAGACAGAAACTGAAATGGTTGAGAGAAAAGGTATCGGGCATCCGGACAGTGTTGCGGATGGAATAGCCGAGCAGGTAAGCAGGGGACTGTGCAGATATTATCTAAAGCACTTCGACCGCGTCCTGCATCACAATACGGACGAATGCCAGATTGTGGGAGGTCAGGCAACCCCGGCTTTTGGCGGCGGCGTCGTTTCAGAGCCGATTTATATCCTCCTTGTGGGCAGAGCCACAACGAGGGTAAGTGAGAGGGATATTCCTTTCAGAGAAATCGCTGAAGAAGCTGCGATAAATTACCTGAGGAATACATTTCCGGATCTTGAAGCCGACAGGAATGTCAGACTGGAAACCAAGATCGGACAGGGCTCCGTGGATCTCAGGGGTCTCTACGAGACACAGAAATATCTTGCCAACGATACCAGTTTCGGTGTCGGTTTTGCGCCGTTCAGCGAAGCGGAGACAATTACGAAGGAAACTGAAAAATTTATCAACGGCGAAATGAAAAAAGAAATACCCGAATCAGGACAGGATGTGAAGGTAATGACCTCCAGGAGGGGAGATAAGATTACCGTTACCTGTGCCATTGCAATGATCGGAAAACGCATTCCTGACAGGGATCACTATATGAGCGTGAAGGAGGAGATGAGCGAGAAGATACTGGAACATGCTTCAAAATACACAGACAGGGAAGTGACTGTATACATAAACACCGCTGACGATTATGAGAGTGGCATTTATTACAACACCGTAACTGGGCTGTCCATGGAAAACGGAGACGACGGATCTGTCGGAAGAGGAAACAGGGTCAACGGTCTAATCACACCGTTCAGGCCCATGAGCCTTGAAGCTGCCGCGGGAAAGAATCCTGTGACACATGTGGGAAAGCTGTACAATCTGCTTTCCATGCAGGTGGCAGAGAAGGTTTATGAACTGGGCAAGGGAGACATACAGGAAGTCAGCGTGCGAATACTTTCTCAGATTGGCAAGCCGGTATCTGAACCGCTTTCCAGCAATATTGATATCATCATGTCGGACGGAGTCAAACTTAACAGGTACAAATCAGAGGCAGAAAATATTTTAGCTGATTACCTCGATAACATAGATAAATATGTTACTCAGAGAGTAATTAGAAATGAACTCTCGGTTTTCTGA
- a CDS encoding DUF4443 domain-containing protein yields the protein MNSRFSDLAGLPKLSPHGPGRKFGPFHYYKALSVLSEKGRTGRARLSSELGIGEGSIRTLLDELEDAGFIRRNNSGIVLTRKAQKTLSSFPVNTCPVKRCGLSLGSFTTAALARKAAPKITNGILQRDEAVRHGAAGAVTLLIMKGKLLIPPMMEPVTDAEAESAVFGRLLGSEEDAVILTSADSPEISEQAAFFAALTVV from the coding sequence ATGAACTCTCGGTTTTCTGATTTAGCGGGCCTTCCGAAACTGTCGCCACACGGTCCGGGGAGAAAATTCGGACCGTTCCACTACTACAAGGCACTTTCAGTTCTGAGCGAAAAAGGAAGGACGGGCAGGGCCCGCCTTTCTTCAGAACTGGGAATAGGCGAGGGGAGCATCAGGACTCTCCTGGACGAGCTTGAAGACGCAGGTTTCATACGCAGAAACAACTCCGGTATTGTACTCACGCGAAAGGCGCAGAAAACGTTGTCGTCCTTTCCTGTCAACACCTGTCCGGTGAAACGGTGCGGACTCTCGCTTGGAAGTTTTACCACTGCCGCCCTTGCGAGGAAGGCAGCGCCAAAAATAACCAACGGGATTCTCCAGAGGGACGAGGCAGTCAGGCACGGTGCCGCTGGCGCGGTGACACTGCTCATAATGAAAGGGAAGCTGCTCATTCCTCCCATGATGGAACCAGTCACCGATGCTGAAGCCGAATCGGCTGTATTCGGCAGACTTCTCGGCTCAGAAGAGGATGCTGTGATTCTGACATCGGCCGACTCGCCTGAAATTTCGGAACAGGCGGCCTTCTTTGCTGCGCTGACTGTTGTCTGA
- a CDS encoding DNA primase produces the protein MANNEHINIDPSTTKYLIQARLNADGIVEKPDVVGAIFGQTEGLLGEELDLRDLQKGGRIGRIEVDVTSKMGKSEGTVLIPSSLDQIETAILASSLETIDRIGPCKAKIAVESLEDVRISKRNKIIERSKELLTQMSKQSKTSGLDLLEAVRQNIKTEELTYFGKERLPAGPNATDSDAIIIVEGRSDVINLLKSGIRNTIAVEGTNVPKSIQDISKEKVVTAFVDGDRGGELILKELLQVAEVDFIARAPKGQEVEELTQKQIMKCLRNKMPAEQYVEMYGINVQTPDQREQREREAGHKRREDNHHPKQLEVVEKRVRPDEAQQEENDSRQAAQPVRPEHLLSDVQENLKEILNSLAGNSKAVLLDDSGNRLVEVPVRELVNNLREQEAGKVSSVVFDGIITQRILDIASEKKIGTLVASKLGSITKQPDNVGIWVKEELS, from the coding sequence ATGGCAAATAATGAACACATCAATATTGACCCGTCGACAACAAAATACCTTATACAGGCACGGCTGAATGCCGACGGAATAGTCGAGAAGCCGGATGTCGTTGGCGCGATATTCGGCCAGACAGAAGGACTGCTCGGAGAGGAACTTGATCTGAGGGATCTGCAGAAAGGGGGAAGGATCGGAAGAATTGAAGTGGACGTTACTTCAAAGATGGGTAAATCGGAAGGCACCGTCCTGATACCATCAAGCCTTGACCAGATTGAGACGGCAATACTCGCATCTTCCCTTGAAACAATAGATCGGATAGGTCCGTGCAAGGCGAAGATTGCGGTTGAATCGCTCGAGGACGTAAGAATATCAAAAAGGAACAAGATAATTGAAAGATCAAAGGAACTGCTCACACAGATGTCCAAACAGTCCAAAACCAGCGGACTCGACCTGCTTGAGGCCGTCAGACAGAACATAAAAACAGAAGAACTCACCTACTTCGGAAAGGAACGGCTTCCTGCCGGGCCCAATGCCACGGATTCCGACGCAATAATAATCGTCGAGGGAAGATCAGACGTAATTAACCTGCTTAAGAGCGGCATAAGGAATACAATAGCGGTAGAGGGGACAAACGTCCCCAAGTCCATTCAGGACATTTCAAAAGAAAAGGTCGTGACTGCTTTCGTCGATGGCGATCGCGGCGGTGAACTCATATTGAAAGAGCTTCTCCAGGTTGCGGAAGTCGATTTCATTGCCAGGGCTCCCAAAGGGCAGGAAGTGGAGGAACTCACCCAGAAACAGATAATGAAGTGCCTCCGGAATAAGATGCCGGCCGAGCAGTATGTCGAAATGTACGGTATCAACGTACAGACACCCGACCAGCGTGAACAGCGGGAACGCGAGGCCGGACACAAGAGAAGGGAGGACAATCATCACCCCAAGCAGTTGGAGGTTGTCGAGAAGAGGGTCAGACCGGACGAAGCACAGCAGGAAGAAAATGACAGCAGGCAGGCGGCACAGCCTGTCAGACCGGAGCATCTGCTTTCGGACGTACAGGAAAATCTTAAGGAAATACTCAATTCACTGGCCGGAAATTCGAAAGCTGTCCTTCTCGATGATTCGGGAAATCGACTGGTCGAAGTTCCGGTAAGGGAGCTGGTAAACAACCTGAGGGAACAGGAGGCCGGAAAGGTCAGCAGCGTTGTCTTTGACGGCATCATCACTCAGCGCATACTGGATATTGCCTCCGAAAAGAAAATCGGCACGCTTGTTGCAAGCAAACTGGGCAGCATAACAAAACAGCCTGATAACGTGGGCATATGGGTTAAAGAGGAGTTAAGTTAA
- the rnz gene encoding ribonuclease Z: protein MELLFLGTAATLPSTKRNVSSCAVILDEGTFLFDCGEGTQRQMMLAGISYMKVNWIALSHFHGDHVLGIPGLVQSMQLSGRKRELYVIGPEGLSGFLMSLLEMRMLTNTFRIIPVELSRDTSFDFEKYRLTCDNAKHNVKCLAYRLQENDRPGRFNTAKAIQLGVTPGPAFGVLQKGKEIIVGGKRITPEMVLGKPRAGLSVGYAVDTRPTREIVRLVRGVDVLVFDSTFDSSLKSRARYTMHSTSAEAATVARKACARRLYLTHISGRYETDKLLRDEARALFERTYVARDFLRYRLRPSG from the coding sequence TTGGAACTGCTTTTTCTCGGAACTGCGGCTACCCTGCCATCAACAAAGAGGAATGTTTCTTCATGCGCAGTGATACTCGATGAAGGTACGTTTCTCTTTGACTGCGGTGAGGGAACCCAGCGGCAGATGATGCTCGCCGGAATTTCCTACATGAAGGTAAACTGGATAGCTCTTTCGCATTTTCATGGTGATCATGTTCTCGGCATACCCGGCCTCGTCCAGTCTATGCAGCTTTCCGGTCGGAAGAGGGAGCTGTACGTCATTGGGCCTGAGGGTCTGTCAGGCTTTCTTATGTCTCTGCTTGAAATGCGGATGCTTACCAACACGTTCAGAATAATACCTGTGGAACTTTCACGAGATACATCATTCGATTTTGAAAAATACAGGCTCACCTGCGACAATGCGAAGCACAACGTGAAATGCCTTGCATACAGACTCCAGGAAAACGACAGACCGGGCAGGTTCAATACGGCAAAAGCAATACAACTCGGCGTAACGCCCGGTCCGGCATTTGGTGTCCTGCAGAAAGGGAAGGAAATAATTGTAGGAGGGAAAAGGATTACGCCGGAAATGGTACTGGGAAAACCAAGGGCCGGTCTATCGGTAGGATATGCCGTGGATACCAGGCCGACCAGGGAAATAGTCAGGCTTGTTCGCGGTGTCGATGTCCTTGTGTTTGATTCAACCTTCGATTCCTCTCTCAAATCCAGGGCCCGTTACACAATGCATTCAACCAGCGCTGAGGCGGCAACGGTTGCAAGGAAGGCATGCGCCCGCAGACTCTATCTCACACATATCAGCGGCCGTTATGAAACCGATAAACTGCTGCGCGATGAGGCCAGGGCATTATTTGAAAGAACCTACGTTGCAAGGGATTTCCTTCGTTATCGCCTGAGACCGTCGGGCTGA